The Stomatobaculum sp. F0698 genomic sequence CGCGTATGTCCGCGAGCCTTTCCCGCCGCACGGGAACCGCCGCAAGCTTTTGCGCCGCTTCCATAGCCTCACAACTTGCAAAGGCGCGCGAAAAGGTTTCTTGCAGCGCGATATCCTGCGCCGAAGACGCGCTTTTCGAAGCTTTGCCGCGCAAAAAACGAACGCGAAGCGCTGTATCCGCCTCTTTTAAAAAGGCAAAAAAGTGCTTGCTGTCAAACTGCTGCCGCAAATAGCTGTATTCCGTAAAGCCGTTTCCCGTCGCCGCGAAACTTCGAAGCTCGTTCAGTTGATAGGAAAAGCCTTGTCCCGCATTCTCGCAAACCGCCTTAAGCCGCGGCGCATCCGAAAAGGGCTTCCACTCGCGCATGCGCAAGTTTCCGAAACAGGCCGCAAATAAAAGCGGCGCTGAGCTTCTCCAGATTGCGGCATAGTAAAACGCTGCCTTATCCCCGAGTCCCTTGACGCCCCTCGCTTCCGTTAGCTTCTTGCCGCCTAACTCCGCGAGCGCCGCAAAAACAGCTTCATCGCTCTGCTTTTCCGGCTCCCGCAGCACGGTGAGCGCCTCGTCCCAGTGACGCAGCGCGGGGTTTTCATACGCCCGCACGCGCGCCGCATCCACGCGGTTTAACACCGCATATTCAAAGCGCCAATTTTTAAAATTCCGCTGCAGAGCCTCGCTCCCGTAGCCAGCGGAAAAATAGGCAGACGCAAAGGCATCCATGCAATCAAGCGCCTCTGCGGCAGTCGCCGCGCCGACCCCCAGCATGAGCTCGCTGAGATAGAGATAAACAAAGGCATCGCAGTGCGGAGAGACCTCTCCTCGCCGAAGCGCCGCGCGCCAGGTGAAATAACCGCGGAGCTCGTTCGGCGTCAAATCGCGATACTCCGGCTGATAGAGCGGCACCGTGCCCGCAAAGGGGCAATCGTCCTCATAGTCCTCCATGGCACGCGCCGCAGAGAGAAAGTCCTCGCAGGCGTAGATTGCCTCTATCCGCGCCGGAAGCTCACTGCGCCCCGGTATGGCCGTCTCACGGTAATACCCTTCCACCTTCTCTGCCTCTTCCTCCATCGCAAGATCAAACACATGTAACAGGAACGCTCGCTCCGTTTCCGCGCCGAAGCGAACCCCGAGCCAGCCCGGCATGCGAAAGCCCTGTGTGAGATAGTCCCGCGCGGGCAGCTCGCGAAACGCGCTGTACTTTAAATCACAGCGCTCCCTGATTCTTCCGCCCGCATCCCGCTCCCGCATGAGCAGCGCAATCCACTTTCCGCTTGCCGGGGAGACTAAGACCGAGAGTCCCGGCATCTCCCGCCACTTGTGCAGCTCTTCGATATGATGGCGCTCCCGCGCATAGCTAATGAGTTCCGACAGTCGCACAGCCCGCTTCTCCGAATGTATGTTCTGATTTCAGTGTAGCCAAAACATACGTTCCTGTCAAGTTTCCTCCTCAAACCAAGCGACCGCTCGCACCGGCGAACCGTCACCATGTTCCAATTTCAGCGGAAAACAGCTGAAGGAAAAGAGCTCTTCGCCGCAGAGCCCCAGATTCTTGAGATTCTCGATGTTCACGATATCCTTCTCGCGGAACAGCTTCTTATGCCGCGGCAGTCCGGCATCCGCAATCGGGTCGAGGCCAATCACATCAAAACCGATGCCCTTATACGCGCCCCGAATTACAAAGTCGAGTGCCTCTTCATTGAGGCAGGGGTAGTCGCCGAAATAGCGCTCGCTCCCCCAGCGCTTGTCCCAGCCGAGATAAAAGAGAAGAAAGTCCGCCTTCTCAGCCTTCACCCCGTAGCGGGTGATGTGGGCAAGCGTAATCTCTTCCCCTTCCTTCAGGCTGCTGCAATCAATCACAAGCGCCTTGCCGATAAACTGCGATGCCGGAAATTCGTCCAGCGTGGTGCGCCCCGGAAAGAGATGTGCCGGCGGATCCATGTGCGTACCTGTGTGCGTAGTCATCCTTAAAAGACTCTCCCGAAAGCCATCCTTTTCATATACGCTCACCGGTGTGAGAGTCGGCGTCTCCGTGCCGGGATAAACCGGCATATCCTCTTTGATGGTATGGGTTAAATCAATGACTCTCATTTCTTTCCTCCCTTAACCTTAGTGCCGCTTCATTTGTTGACTCCTGCCGACAATCGGACTGCTTCCGCAGCTAAGCATCGCGACAACACGAGATCCCGGAACTCAGCCGCACTGAACCTGACAAGAGCGCAGCGTCTCCAGCGCCGCCGCATGTTTTTCCGGCGTCACACCGGCGCAGCAGGCGGGATCCACGGAAATCTTCACCTCCGGAAGCGACGCCTTTAAGAGCAGCGCGTTCGAAACCACACAGATATCCGTGCAGAGGCCGATGAGCTCAAGTTCCACACTCTCCCGCGCCGCGAGCTCTTTCACAGCCGCCGCGAGTTCCGTCGAGCCAAAAGTACCCTTGTTAAAGATATGGTCTTTCGGAATCAGTGCCGCAATCTCCGCATCCAGCTCCCAGCCGTCCGTTCCGCGAATGCAGTGCTTCACCGGAAGGTAATGCCCCTCCTGCGTGTTCAGATAGTCCTCGCCGTGCGTATCCCGCGTCGCAAAGACATCCTCCGGCGCATAGCCCTTGATTTTCTCGATAACCGCAGGGACAATGGCGCGCGCCTCCGCCGTTCCGAGTGCGCCGTCAATAAAGTCGCGCTGCATGTCAATGACCACTAAGATTTTCCGCATGATTCTCTCCTTTTATCTGTTAAACCCATCTATGGAATCGGCTATCCCGATGCCTAAAAAATCTCGTTTCTTGCCGTAACACACAGCGGTTCCGGCAAAGCAGTTGTCTCCTGAAGGCCTGTTATTCCGTTCTCCACTCTGAACTCTCCGAAAGGGCGCGCCGCGGCCGGGCGGCCGGTTCTTCCGCCGCAAAGCCGAGCGCCAACAGCGCGTAGAGCTCGCTGTCTCCGCCCGCCTCCTCTCTTAACTCCGCCTGCGCAAAGAAACTGTCGCAAATCCAGAGACTGCCGATGCCAAGCGTCGTCGCCTGCAGGCACATGTTCTCGATGGCCGCGCCGACCGACTGCGCCGTGCAGATTTCCGTGACCCGCTGGTCTAGCGTCATGGTCGCGGATAGCGGCCGCGCAATCGGCGATGTAATCAGGATTACTGCTGCCGCCTCCCGCATCACCCGCAGGGTCTCAAATGCCCCGTCCAGATAATGGCGCGTGTCCGGCAACATGGGGGCATGCCGCTCCCGCTCGATACCCGCCTCCATGGCCGCGCAGACCCTCTCCTTTGCTTCTCCCTCGGTCACGACAAAGTGCCAGGGCTGCAAGTTCTTCGCGGACGGCGCCGCCATGCCTGCCCTTACAATTTCTTCCAACTGCTCTTTCGAAAGCGGCGTCGGCAAAAAATGCCGTATGCTGCGCCGCGCCTTGATTGCCTCAATCATATTCACGCCTCCTCAAAGGAAATCATAGCATAAAGTGAGCCCTTCGCGCGTCCGGATTGACAGCAGATCGGCGCTTTGCTAGACTGCTAAAAATTCTTGCAAGAAACGGAGCTGCCATGATAGAACGACACGAAATCCCGCTCTTTGAATACGATGCGACTTCTCCCGAAGTGATTCCCCCCGCTCATGAATTCGGCGACTGCCGCTTTCCGAAAAAGTGCCTCTTTGCCTTCCTCGGCGATACCATCCACCGCTACGCCGAGGCAAAGCATGCGGAAAAACGCTGCGAATTTCGCACCGTCTCCGCCACCTACCCCATCTATGTATTTGAGGAGAACGGCGAAGAAATCTGCCTTGCGCAGGCGCCGGTCGGTGCACCGCCCGCAAGTTCCATGCTGGATGCGCTGATTGCGAGCGGCTGCCGCAGCATCCTGGCGCTCGGCTCCTGCGGCGTACTGGAAAAGCTCCCGGAAAATGCTTTTCTGGTGCCGACCCGCGCGCTTCGCGACGAGGGCAGTTCCTACCACTATCTGCCCGCTTCCCGCTATATCGAACTTGACAGCGAAGTCCTTACGACCATAGAAAGCGTACTGAAGACAGAAGGCCTCCCCTTTGTCCCCTGCACCAGCTGGACCACAGATGCCTTTTACCGCGAGACCAAGGATATGGTCGCATACCGCCGAAGCGAGGGCTGTCTCTGCGTCGAGATGGAGTGTGCGGCGCTTGCCGCCTGTGCCCGCCTTCGCGGCGCTGCCTTCGGACAGCTGCTCTTTACCGCCGACTCTCTCGCCTGCATCCATGACTACGATGCCCGAAACTTCGGGCGGGATGCGCACGAAGACGCCCTCTTACTCGGGCTGCGCATCTTGCGGGAGATGTAAACCGCGCCCATGTTTCGCTGACAGAGAAAGGAGTTCCATGTCCGAGACCGCCGCACTGAACGATGACTTTGCCTATGCCGTGCTCTCCGCCGTCGCGGAAATTCCGGAAGGATGCGTCGCGACCTACGGACAGCTTGCCCGCCTGATCGGGTATCCAAAAAACGCGCGCCTCGTGGCGCGCGTTCTCTCGCATGCGGAATATTACGGCGACTATCCCTGCCACCGCGTGGTGAATGCAACAGGCCGCCTGGCCCCCGGCTGGGCAGCGCAGGCCACGCTCTTACAGGCAGAAGGCGTTGCGCTAATCGACGCAACACATGTGTCCCTTAAGCTCTATCGGTGGAAGGCCTAATTGCAAGCGCCACACCTTCCTTAATTCCAACCGCTGTTCTTTTTGCCGAAGTTCTGGACCCAATTCGCCCTTCCGTTCAGATTCGAATACCCCACACCGATGGAGTCATAATTCGGATTCAAAATATTGGCTCTGTGTCCGCTGGAATGCATCCAGGAATCCATTACCTCTTCCGGATTTCTCTGGCCTGCGGCAATGTTCTCACCCTTATAGCCGAATCCTCTCGGATACGCCGTAAAGCAGTCCGAGCCGTCGGGTCTGTCATGCGAGAACAAAACTTCGAGTTCCGCCGCACGCACATCCGCCGTATTTGTGAGCCCGGCGTCCTTTTTAACCGGCGAAATCCCCTGCTTTGCTCTCTCCTGATTCACAAGCTCGATTACCTGATCCTCAAACTGCGCCTCGGAAAGCTGCGTGCTGTTCTGTCCGCTGCTCTGACTGTTGTCCTGTCCGCCGGACTGCGCGGTGCCGACGCCCGGCCGGTACACTCCGTTTCCGTCCACATAATAACCGTCCGGCGTATAGCTGTTTGCGAGCATGCGGCCGCCGTTCGCGGGATTCATGTAATACCAGTTCCCGTTCACATTGACCCAACCCACGCACATGTTTCCGTTGTTGGTGTCCAGATAATACCAACCGCTTCCGTCATTCAGCCAACCGGTCTGCATGTAACCGGAAGCATCCATGAAGTACCAGGAATTGTTGACCGACACCCAGGAAGAGCGCGCGTACGAACCGTTCGAAAACTGATACCACCAGCCGCGGTTGTCACGATTCCAACCGTTGTTGCCGGCAAAAACCGGCGTAGCCATGAGCATGGTGCCAAGTGCCACCGCAGCCGCAAGGAAAACCCTCTTCTTCATCTCTGCCCCCTGTTTTGAAATGATTGCTTAACTTTAAGCAATCTTAACAATTATCATTCTACTCACGCGCCGAACAAATGTAAAGGACGGCTCCTCCCTTGGAATCAGGGAAGTCTCAAAGATGCATCACGATGAAGGTTTCAAGCCAAAAGCCCCTTATTGACATAGCGCTGTTACGCCGGTAGAATAGTTGATAACTAAATTGTACGGTGGGCTGACACCTAAATCCGACGCCTGACGAGAACGGCGTAAACTCGTCTAGTGGGCTTGCACATTAAGAGCCGTAAGGCAGCAAGAAACCTTGCCGGACGAATGTGCCGGTGGCTGGCGGACAGCGGAAAAATCAGCCGACAAAGGGGAAGATAGACACTACGGTGTCTATCTTCCCCTTTGAAATTTTTACTCCGATAGTTCGCAGTGCAGTATCGTAGACCCCCATATGAACATGTTGTATAATAAGAATCGCAAACGCCGAAAGGAGACAGAAATGTTAAAGAAGAGAATTTTTGTTTTGATAACGGCAGTGGCGATGCTTG encodes the following:
- a CDS encoding TerB N-terminal domain-containing protein, with protein sequence MRLSELISYARERHHIEELHKWREMPGLSVLVSPASGKWIALLMRERDAGGRIRERCDLKYSAFRELPARDYLTQGFRMPGWLGVRFGAETERAFLLHVFDLAMEEEAEKVEGYYRETAIPGRSELPARIEAIYACEDFLSAARAMEDYEDDCPFAGTVPLYQPEYRDLTPNELRGYFTWRAALRRGEVSPHCDAFVYLYLSELMLGVGAATAAEALDCMDAFASAYFSAGYGSEALQRNFKNWRFEYAVLNRVDAARVRAYENPALRHWDEALTVLREPEKQSDEAVFAALAELGGKKLTEARGVKGLGDKAAFYYAAIWRSSAPLLFAACFGNLRMREWKPFSDAPRLKAVCENAGQGFSYQLNELRSFAATGNGFTEYSYLRQQFDSKHFFAFLKEADTALRVRFLRGKASKSASSAQDIALQETFSRAFASCEAMEAAQKLAAVPVRRERLADIRAAAEITTAALLTEAEAGAEREELLRREAERNCGLAELINGEESKQTGSAFAQSESAVCAESAEHTETLRAASCAAGKQGYEGTTSETEEIHVVVAGATPAELANRGETEQTDQTERTGMLDALERRCLAALLRGESVRAELRAAHCLTSLFAERFNEKLYERFRDICLESEGEELFLVPDYREELETLLRETEK
- a CDS encoding cyclase family protein; the protein is MRVIDLTHTIKEDMPVYPGTETPTLTPVSVYEKDGFRESLLRMTTHTGTHMDPPAHLFPGRTTLDEFPASQFIGKALVIDCSSLKEGEEITLAHITRYGVKAEKADFLLFYLGWDKRWGSERYFGDYPCLNEEALDFVIRGAYKGIGFDVIGLDPIADAGLPRHKKLFREKDIVNIENLKNLGLCGEELFSFSCFPLKLEHGDGSPVRAVAWFEEET
- a CDS encoding cysteine hydrolase family protein; this encodes MRKILVVIDMQRDFIDGALGTAEARAIVPAVIEKIKGYAPEDVFATRDTHGEDYLNTQEGHYLPVKHCIRGTDGWELDAEIAALIPKDHIFNKGTFGSTELAAAVKELAARESVELELIGLCTDICVVSNALLLKASLPEVKISVDPACCAGVTPEKHAAALETLRSCQVQCG
- a CDS encoding nitroreductase family protein; this encodes MIEAIKARRSIRHFLPTPLSKEQLEEIVRAGMAAPSAKNLQPWHFVVTEGEAKERVCAAMEAGIERERHAPMLPDTRHYLDGAFETLRVMREAAAVILITSPIARPLSATMTLDQRVTEICTAQSVGAAIENMCLQATTLGIGSLWICDSFFAQAELREEAGGDSELYALLALGFAAEEPAARPRRALSESSEWRTE
- a CDS encoding nucleoside phosphorylase, with the protein product MIERHEIPLFEYDATSPEVIPPAHEFGDCRFPKKCLFAFLGDTIHRYAEAKHAEKRCEFRTVSATYPIYVFEENGEEICLAQAPVGAPPASSMLDALIASGCRSILALGSCGVLEKLPENAFLVPTRALRDEGSSYHYLPASRYIELDSEVLTTIESVLKTEGLPFVPCTSWTTDAFYRETKDMVAYRRSEGCLCVEMECAALAACARLRGAAFGQLLFTADSLACIHDYDARNFGRDAHEDALLLGLRILREM
- a CDS encoding MGMT family protein, whose amino-acid sequence is MSETAALNDDFAYAVLSAVAEIPEGCVATYGQLARLIGYPKNARLVARVLSHAEYYGDYPCHRVVNATGRLAPGWAAQATLLQAEGVALIDATHVSLKLYRWKA
- a CDS encoding CAP domain-containing protein gives rise to the protein MKKRVFLAAAVALGTMLMATPVFAGNNGWNRDNRGWWYQFSNGSYARSSWVSVNNSWYFMDASGYMQTGWLNDGSGWYYLDTNNGNMCVGWVNVNGNWYYMNPANGGRMLANSYTPDGYYVDGNGVYRPGVGTAQSGGQDNSQSSGQNSTQLSEAQFEDQVIELVNQERAKQGISPVKKDAGLTNTADVRAAELEVLFSHDRPDGSDCFTAYPRGFGYKGENIAAGQRNPEEVMDSWMHSSGHRANILNPNYDSIGVGYSNLNGRANWVQNFGKKNSGWN